A single window of Montipora capricornis isolate CH-2021 chromosome 14, ASM3666992v2, whole genome shotgun sequence DNA harbors:
- the LOC138033456 gene encoding uncharacterized protein: protein MDLAVKQEPNFSSWPNLELNRACEWCSSPDYMRELIKDYLEKPLDEWQELLLDLCYCYDCVQEYHRLAHECISEEESTKEKFLTLDIERLTQIIRRTLEAGCDENVPIKLEVPLMEILGYPYLLHHRQLAEQFVNGMVAVLKCNYPFKLEDKLPGAYLLLIHPCDEVRAWATRIARGKGLISPDDYDLLVVVIKWMLGVVEFDIDRNGIALEESTTYDFLPAHLFVPPSSSEYWTGLVVFVMQMDASTVRSCLMSSDENSHREFLSTIVSNMRDQMEDEGHFWSVLQCFTIFLEKLGERIWQMPGFHSVPSEVFDIITLNVVYTNYIQKRQDESEVKNDIQAATNTVSKRRLYKTALVWFWPFVESLLVFDSAVDCVSQVLTYLHDVAVCCSVQSTFKIEVQSSLLTIIHSLVCKQLSPLLGRTVQLWAGDVLDVAMFGAADKKRQFLHLLKICHRHGQRNALEYSDMFSRGSLPTLSDYQKMEIISILIQRFESDSKKLFMLGENTIAQSSFPLRIMEMEKEDDQQSHTFGNEGVTSLFQSKGTDNSCVVVTTQNHERKEEHLGVCSANSVTIDESRSVAGEPKGEVRKRKIDPTVRSWGKAGPSTRVSSSEDDGDEHEYPSVVVKTHNDKRTDETVDIFSGNCVTIDERASSVTCEQKSEALKRKIDPSETYLRKAGPSNSVSSSEDGNDEQEEYWTKMKRRKKLKSHHRKVKEPERLSATKVSPLIVKMVDYRLQGKTKQELLLERQQTKRDSAVNNKTKVPAKDYGAGAKIKEEGKRRFFARKSTGRIKKPASKKGKNGRCLQLLTLMHGRFSSTT from the exons ATGGATTTAGCGGTGAAACAG gaGCCTAATTTCTCCAGCTGGCCTAATTTGGAACTCAACAGAGCCTGTGAATGGTGCTCTTCACCTGACTATATGAGAGAATTGATTAAAGACTACTTGGAAAAACCATTGGATGAATGGCAAGAGCTGTTGCTTGACCTTTGCTATTGCTATGATTGCGTCCAGGAATATCATCGACTTGCACATGAGTGCATCAGTGAGGAAGAAAGTACTAAAGAG AAATTTCTAACATTAGATATTGAGAGGTTGACTCAGATAATAAGAAGAACTTTGGAAGCTGGCTGTGACGAG aatGTTCCCATAAAGCTTGAAGTTCCCCTAATGGAAATATTAGGCTATCCCTATTTGCTGCACCACAGGCAATTAGCTGAGCAGTTTGTAAATGGAATGGTTGCTGTTTTGAAGTGTAACTACCCATTTAAACTAGAAGACAAGCTCCCTGGTGCTTACCTGTTGCTTATACATCCATGTGACGAG GTGCGTGCATGGGCAACAAGAATTGCACGTGGAAAAGGCCTAATCAGTCCAGATGATTATGATCTCTTGGTGGTTGTGATCAAGTGGATGCTTGGGGTTGTTGAATTTGACATTGATAGAAACGGGATTGCATTAGAAGAGAGTACTACATATGACTTTTTACCAGCTCATCTCTTTGTACCACCAAGCTCAAGTGAATACTGGACTGGCTTGGTTGTCTTTGTGATGCAAATGGATGCCTCGACAGTGCGGTCATGCCTTATGTCATCGGACGAGAACAGTCACAGGGAGTTCCTTAGCACAATTGTGTCAAATATGAGAGATCAAATGGAAG atgaGGGACATTTCTGGTCAGTCTTACAGTGTTTCACAATATTTCTTGAAAAACTTGGAGAGCGAATTTGGCAAATGCCAGGATTTCATTCTGTGCCTAGTGAGGTATTTGACATCATAACTTTAAACGTTGTCTACACTAATTACATTCAAAAACGGCAAGATGAGAGTGAAGTAAAGAATGATATCCAAGCAGCTACAAATACAGTTTCCAAGAGACGATTGTACAAAACTGCACTGGTGTGGTTTTGGCCCTTTGTGGAGTCTCTCCTTGTTTTTGATTCAGCCGTTGACTGCGTTTCCCAAGTTCTCACGTATCTTCATGATGTTGCAG TTTGCTGTTCGGTCCAGAGTACGTTTAAAATTGAAGTCCAGTCTTCATTATTAACAATCATCCATAGCTTGGTGTGTAAACAGTTGTCTCCACTTCTTGGAAGGACAGTTCAACTTTGGGCTGGCGATGTATTAGATGTGGCCATGTTTGGAGCGGCAGACAAGAAG AGACAGTTTCTACATCTGCTAAAGATATGTCACCGTCATGGACAGAGAAATGCGTTGGAGTACTCGGATATGTTCAGTAGAGGATCACTGCCAACACTTTCTGATTATCAGAAGATGGAAATTATCTCAATCTTGATTCAAAGATTTGAG TCTGACAGCAAAAAACTTTTCATGCTGGGAGAAAATACCATTGCACAGTCTTCCTTTCCTCTCAGGAtaatggaaatggaaaaagaagatgATCAACAGTCACATACTTTTGGTAATGAAGGTGTTACATCATTGTTCCAAAGTAAAGGTACAGACAACTCGTGCGTGGTAGTCACAACACAAAACcatgaaagaaaggaagaacatCTGGGTGTGTGCTCAGCCAACAGTGTGACCATTGATGAAAGTAGGTCAGTAGCTGGTGAGCCAAAGGGTGAAGTAAGGAAAAGAAAGATAGATCCAACCGTTCGATCTTGGGGAAAGGCTGGCCCCAGCACGCGTGTATCCAGTTCTGAAGATGATGGTGACGAGCATGAGTACCCCAGCGTGGTAGTGAAAACACATAATGATAAAAGAACGGACGAAACTGTGGATATCTTCTCAGGCAACTGCGTGACCATCGATGAAAGGGCATCTTCAGTAACTTGCGAACAGAAAAGTGAGGCACTGAAAAGAAAGATAGATCCAAGTGAAACATACCTGAGGAAGGCTGGCCCCAGCAACTCTGTGTCAAGTTCTGAAGATGGTAATGATGAGCAGGAGGAGTactggacaaaaatgaaacggcgaaaaaaattaaaaagccatCATAGGAAGGTCAAAGA GCCTGAAAGGTTGTCAGCGACTAAAGTGAGCCCTTTAATAGTCAAAATGGTTGACTACAGACTACAAGGAAAAACAAAGCAGGAATTGTTGCTAGAACGTCAACAAACGAAAAGGGATAGTGCAGTTAATAACAAAACCAAAGTCCCTGCAAAAGACTATGGAGCTGGTGCAAAGATTAAAGAGGAGGGAAAACGTAGATTCTTTGCTAGAAAGTCAACTGGTAGAATTAAGAAACCTGCTTCGAAAAAGGGTAAAAACGGTAGGTGCCTTCAATTGTTGACGTTAATGCATGGACGTTTTAGCAGtaccacataa